The Salvia splendens isolate huo1 chromosome 20, SspV2, whole genome shotgun sequence nucleotide sequence GGTCGATTTGTACAATTATTGGATGGTTAGATCTGTCGTTGTGCTGGAGCTAATTCTCGTTCCATTGACCGGAATTTGCAGATCTTTCTGTTAATTAGGCTGCCTGTGTTTATTCTCGAGTTTAAGAATTTGGTTTCAAGACGTAACCTTGTTTGCTGAGTGTGCTGATTTGATATGTGATTTGGCAGTGGTGATCGTTTGAATAATTAGTATTGCGATCTTTATGTTTGCTTATGTAGTGATAAAATTTTGCCCTAAATGAATCCATGCTTTGGGGATCGCATTAGAGTTGAGCTGTTTGCTTCCACTAATTCGATTAGAGAGGAGGTAATGTGGTTAGGTTAAAATTGGATATAATTAAATTGAGATCTGTTGAAATTCTTAGTTTTCTCAGATTAATGCGTGAATCTGTCTGAGATATCTAGTGGCTCTTGGATTGGTTGTTCACCGAATTTTTTTTGTATGGAAGAGTTATTCATTTCTGCTTTCAGTTCAATGAAAATCTGATGCTTAAGTtagttgtatacttgtattAGTAGTAGTTAGTACATGGTAGTATTCTTGATTGTATTTGAAACTGATTGTTGTTTGAAACTCGGTTCAGTTATTCATAATCGCCTTATGGAATCTAGATCTGAGTTATGTTTTCTTAATTTGAACGATTATGTGGGGATTCATAAATTGGAACTTCAGTTGTTTTGGAAGTTGTTTTGTGGTTTCCCCCTCCTGATGCTTTTGCATCATCTTGATGCGAGTTTAATCTGTTTACATCATTTTATCTGTGCAGCCTCGTTTCAATCACCCTCGACATGGCCTCCAGTAGCCAGAATGGAATTCAACTCTTGCTAGCTGCAGAACAAGAGGCTCAGCACATTGTCAATGCTGCTAGAACCGGTGATGATTTTTTACGAAGAATTTCATGATTAAATATTTGCTCTCTTGATTTACTTTGATAGCCAAGGCTGTAAAATATAATGACAACATGACTGTACGAAGTCTAATGTAGGATATATTTCTCTATCAGTCTAAACCATTGGGGGATATAGGGGTAGCCGGGTAGTTGACATGGTCTTGGAAAAATGTTTCTTAAGTTTTATATGCAGTGCTTCTTCTTAAAAGCACATTACATTCGTTGTGCTGAACCGCTCATAGAATGACTCTCACTTTTATCTTTGTGTGCTTCGGCTATCATGAGCAGCAAAACAAGCCAGACTTAAACAGGCAAAAGAGGAGGCCGAGAAGGAAATTGCTGAATTCCGTGCTCAAATGGAAGCTGAATATCAAAGTAAGGTGGCCGAGGTAATACTTGAATTGGCACATGACTTTATTTCATTAATCCTTTTAATCAATCTTCTTCACTATGAAGCCGTGCTCAGCACATTATACCTCATGTTTACATGGTAGCACTCTCATTCAAAGAAAAACTCTATCTGTATGGTTGAACTTTTATCCTTCACGTGTGCAGAGCAGTGGAGACTCGGGTGCTAATGTGAAGCGCCTTGAAGCAGAAACGGATGGAAAGATCCACCACCTGAAGGAAGAAGCTTCCAGAATCTCCCCTGATGTTGTCTCCATGCTTCTGAGGCAAGTGACTACAGTAAAGAACTAGGTCTTGGTTGAGCTGCGACTGCGCTTTCTCGTACTTACCCTGATACCTTGGAATATATGTTGGTTCGACTTGTCATTTGCTGTTGTTTTATTTGGTGTTCCTCAATTTGATTCCTTGTTATCGAATAAAGCCGTGACAGTTTGTGCATATTTTGTTGTTGAGAATCAACTCTGTAACTCAACTTCAAAATTTGTGTACTTGACTTACTTTCCCTTGATGTATGCTAAATTATTATGAGTAAATAGATATTTGAAATTTTTGggttttagtattttttttataattgagTTCTTAGAGATTTTCACACTGGGTCCTTGGAATTTTTAGTAATTGTATTATTGAACTTTTATTCTTTGAGGTTAGATCATTGACATTTGGGAAAATACTTAATTTTCTTGGTATAAAAATCTCAATATTCTCACGAGGTTCCAAATTTGGTACtgaaattctaaaaaaattgacatgacacattaaattagttttataaatagGTTAAAACATGAAAGCTAGCAATGAACAGCACAACCATTAAAGGAAAAGAGTGGCATGTTAGttttcaaaacaaaaataaaaacaagaagATGAAATGATTCAAACTTCCAATCCCATGTAAGGAATCATAACACAACTTGCAATCTTCAAGTAATGGACTTTGAGAGTCGCACAAATGATGAAAGTATGATAAATCGGGCAAACACaaaatattacatttttttCTTAGAATTTTGTTATTATagcattaaataattaataattatttgttACTAATATCAGCTGTCACATTATTGTGTATATCGCCTGAGAAGAGATGAATCTGATATTGCGAAAATtgtaaacttcatgatttataaataattttttgaaaaaaatggcATGAATCAAAATTTGACTATTCGTGACAATTTGCCTTAACAATTAAACTTGGAATCTGTAAAATGGGCCGTGATAGCCAATCGTTATATGATTGGGCCCATAAGAAAAAACAAGCCCAAGTGTAATTATAGTCTACtggaattttttattattgttaatAACGATTTTTGAATGACAacaacaataattaaaaaagaaattatttaatacaGAAAGGGCAGTAGGAAAGAGCCAGAGGTGAATTTGCTGCGTATTTGATCTATGGCGTTGTCTAGGCTACGGCATCCGGTGATCTGGCGTGCTCCGTCTCTAATCAGAGCTCGCTTCCTTTCTCTATCACCTGCTCATTCATTTCTCAATCGGTAAttcttattttttgtttattcgTTTTGGCGCTGAATTTGGATGAACTTAATTTCGGTTGATTTGATGGTATCGTGATTTTATTTATCGAAACTAGATACAACGTTGTTTCGGAAAATATTGAGCGGTTCTGCGGTTGGTGAAGCTGTAAAATGCGGCGGCATTGGAATTAGGCGATTGGTGAAATAAAAATGGGGGGAGCATTAGTTGTTCTGCTGCCTTTTGctgcatttttttttgttttaattcctTAGTATGAAATGAAGAATTATGTTGCAATGTCAGCGGGTTTGTAGCGTTGACACTGTTTTACAGTATTTTGCGCACGTACAATGACTAGCTTGATCTGGCATTTTTGTTGTAATTGGCATTATGAAATTTCGGAAGCTAGGAATGTTTTGTGTTCGTGGGCATTGTTCAAGCCTGGTTAGGCTGTGATCATGTCACAAAGGATGATAATACTCAGATGAGTAGCGTTGTTTGATGTCACAGTTTAGATGAGTTGTTGAAGAGGAACAATGTCTTATTCAGATCATAAGTAGCTCTTTAGTTCAGCTGCTTGCTTTCTGCATTTATACTTGCAAGCACCGATATTAAAGGTTGTATTGTATCATTGTATGCTTCAGGTTCATATGGTTTTAAAACCTGTTATTTAGCTTGGATGCATAACTGTGCTTTTCCCCAATGTTTCATCCTATGCCTCTTAAATAGAATCTAAATGGTTTGACAGAATACCTGGATCATTTGCTATATTCTTCATACAGAATTTTGTGGTCATGTACCAATTTTTTGCATTGTTTATCACTTATTGTCAACCTATGGTTTGCTGCAGTTCAAAGAGGTTGGATACTGGTCTTGAATTTTCGGAGACTTTGTTAAGGTATGCGTGTACAGTCTTATTCTTAGTTCTTTCTCTTGTTTGGTTTTCCTCAACTTCAACCTGTAGTTCCTGATTTTTATTAAACATACtggtattttgatttttgaaatttattGTTTGTCTCAGCGTTTTATTGCCTAACCTCATTCATTCTTCTTCTATTATAGCTTATGATCTGACTTAGTGCAAGTAATTCCTTAGCTGTCAGTTTTATGTTTGGACAGATTCTtggattttatttgtttgtataCTCTAATTAGATGTGTATGAAAGATTATTGATAGATTTTTAGTACTAAGCCAATTGCCAAAGGAGATCTGTGCTTCCACTCACCATTTGCTTGCAGATATGTAATGGACCTTGGTGCTTTTATATTTTAACTAGTTATAAGTGGCTAGGTTCTTTTCCTTATTCTTGTAGGCTTTCACATGGCTATCAGATGGAATTATTTCCATACATTACTCTGCCAATATTCCATAGTTTGCAGCTGATGCCAATTTAGTTTCCACAGTTAACTCAGTAGTAGATGTCAATATTCCATAGTCAGAAACCATTGTTTCTGATTCAGTAGTTCTTGTACATTCATTTTTATTGAATCAGATTTGATAACTGAGCCTTGCCAGTCAAAGCGATCAGCTTACATGGCagtgaaatgaagaaaattgacAACTTTTACCCTAGCATTGGAAAATGTATTCTAACCTTTCTGTCCTGGCATATCCTCCTCGTGGTCTAAAATTGTTCCCTCCCCTAATGAAATATTGCAGGCCAGCATCGTTTCCATTATTTAATGGCATATATGGCGATTCTTCTAAGATTAAGGTTGGCAGCAAAACtgtattttaaatatttctaaCCATCTGCACATTTTCTAACATATTCGTGGGATGTTTACACTTTACAGGTCAAAATGGGTATCCGCTCCTTTTCATCTTCCGGTATAACTCTTTTCACTCAACTTGAACTtgctatttcaaattttatattacATTCTGGTGTCTCAACTTAATCTAGTTGGCTTGGTTAAACTCAATAACTAATATACATGGCTTCATCCATCAAGTAATGTTTCCAAGATTATCATATGTATCGTATTAGTCCCAGATGTTAATGTAAAACCTTTTATGCTCAATCTTGAAATATGTTAACATCAAAATGTTGCTTAGTTGCTTGAATGTCTGCTTTTGTACATAATGGTcaagttttattattatttcagaGATACCTGAGCATACAGTGCTTCAAATGCCAGCTTTGTCACCTACAATGGTAAATGACtgtatttaatatatattcacCATAACACAAAAATGTTTAGCTCTATCACCGGTGTTCTTATACACTTCTCCTTTTTTTACAGAGTCAAGGTAATATTGTTAAGTGGATGAAGAAAGAGGGAGATAAGGTCAGTTACAATTACTGTGTCATTCAGATTTTCTTGACACAGAGCATTGTCACTTGCTATGCACACATTTGGTGATTGAATACTATGAAAGATTTAGTGCCAGAAATATGTATAAAATATCTAAGGTAGATGTAAGTTGATCTGACCTGTTTTCTTCTTCTGGATTCAATAGATTGAAGTGGGGGATGTGCTTTGTGAAATTGAGACAGACAAAGCCACTGTGGAATTTGAATCTCTTGAAGAAGGGTAATTATTATAAGCTCTATTGCATAAGTACTGAGAATATTAAAATCACTCTCTTATCTCATGATGAACCAATTTGGACTGAAATGGCTGTCCATCATACATCCTATTATGTTGGTTCTGTTATTCGTCATTCATAACCATCTTTTGAGTTAATTGCTTTTTGTGCATGTGTTAGTTTCAACTTTGTTTGCATATAGTCGTAGTGCTCCTTACTTATGCAGTGGTTAAGTTATGTTGTTCATGATAGCTTCCCAGTTCCTTTTGGTTTTGTAACTATCTTTGTTTCCATTCTTGTCAGCATGTCCATCAATTGATATTATTGTTTGGCTGTATCTTGTATGAACTTTAGTTTTCCTTGGATACTAAGAATCACTTCACTATTCCTGAAAATGTTTCTGAGTAAATAACTAAATATTATACTTGCAGGTTTCTGGCTAAGATACTGGTGCCTGAAGGTTCAAAGGATGTCTCTGTGGGACAGCCTATAGCAGTTACAGTTATGTGCCATAGGCTTCTATAAATTTCTCTCTTTtctgttatttcttttattagtTGGAGTAGGACTGAAGGTTTTTCAAATGCCAAATATATTATATGTGTGGGATTGATCTGAGTACTGCAAATTGCACACTGAAGCTCAACTCAATGACAAAGCCTTGTCCATGGCTTAACTGGGAATCTGGGAGTATCCTGTGTCTTTTCCGTCCACATTATTCAGGACCATCTGTTAAAATTAACCATAAAGCTTAACCCTTTTTCAGTGACCTGAAATTCACCATTCGATACTTGTTCCTTTGAGTGTAATGCTTAGCATGTTtgatgatactccctccgtcccatagaaattgacaatatttcctttttcgtccgtcccatagaaatagtccatatccataTATGGCaacctttttctccttctcttttactttatcatttatgggctCCACcattcactacacaatttcaaatactttttctctttctctcttgctTTACCCGTTACGCATTTAAACCCGTGCCAACCCTAAATGGCCTAtttatatgggacggagggagtatttatttggAAGGTTAGTGTTCCTGAATAGGACATCTGTTTTATTGCTTCTGTTTTCTAGGAGAGAGACCTAGTTTGAATAGTGTTACTGGCATCATCTGGTATCACATGACTGATTAATCCGGTCACCCAGGTTGAGGATCAAGATGATATAGGTAGCATCCCTGCAACTGTGAGTGGGACAGGAGCGGCAGATAAAACTTCCACTGACCTAGCAGCGAAACATGAAGACAACACGCAGGAAGCGAGCTCTGTGAACATCAACACATCTGATCTTCCTCCTCACATTGTCCTTGAAATGCCAGCTCTATCGCCTACCATGGTAAGAGCAGCTTTAGCTATCAAGTTTTGTATTATGTTATACTATCATTTTCAATCTTTTTTCAGTGCTAAAGAATGTCCTCGTCTTtacttttcttctcttttatccACAGAACCAGGGCAATATTGCAAAATGGACGAAAAAAGAAGGTGATAAGGTCAGAAATTTTCTCTCGCCTACACAGATCCCATACTGCTTTCTGGTGACATGCCTTTCTGTGCTTGTTGCAGATTGAGGTTGGTGATGTTATTTGTGAAATTGAAACAGACAAAGCAACACTTGAGTTTGAATGTCTTGAAGAAGGGTAATAGAAATGTTTAACTGTATTGGTTCAATGCATAAGAGTTTAGTATCTTGAAACGTTTCTGCTGGTCCATGGAAAACATCTGAAGGACCACATAGTTCTGGCAAACTACTGTGGTGACCTCCTCAAACAATAAGAGATAAttgaaatcaattaattattctCCATTTGTCCATGAAAAGTATGCACCATTTGGcgggcacaggttttaagaaatagttGTTAGATGTTGCTGTATGTGTTTTAGGTGATAAAGGGTATATTTATGTATCCCATTATGTAGAAAAAGTGTGGTTTTTTGGTAAATAAGAGGTGTTTGTAAGGTTAAATATAAAGTGCGGGCTCATGTCTTTAAAAAGAAAGGTGCATATTTTCGGGGACACCCAATAGAGAAAATGGTTACTTTAAGTGGATGAAGTGTGTAAGCTTTAATTTTCATTGATTTTTTGGCTCTTTGATTGATTAGTGAGTCATTTACTGCTAAACGTATTTATAATTTGAGAGGTTCCTCTATCCTGATGGGAAGTGGTTATGAAGTTTCTTGTCATTCTTGTTGTGGTATGGACTCTATAATGCTTTCAGCCATCATAGTTGGGTCAAATGCTTGCTCACATTAATTTGCATGGCAGTTGGTGTGATTActacaatctttcttcaaagtTCTTTTAATCTTTTATCTATTTTCTAAACATAGTTTTTGCTTGTTGGTTTCAGGTTCCTGGCAAAGATTTTGGCTCCAGAAGGATC carries:
- the LOC121783091 gene encoding V-type proton ATPase subunit G 1-like, giving the protein MASSSQNGIQLLLAAEQEAQHIVNAARTAKQARLKQAKEEAEKEIAEFRAQMEAEYQSKVAESSGDSGANVKRLEAETDGKIHHLKEEASRISPDVVSMLLRQVTTVKN